In the genome of Drosophila pseudoobscura strain MV-25-SWS-2005 chromosome 3, UCI_Dpse_MV25, whole genome shotgun sequence, one region contains:
- the unc-104 gene encoding kinesin-like protein unc-104 isoform X1: protein MSSVKVAVRVRPFNSREIGRESKCIIEMTGATTAITNPKVPPNTSEAVKRFNFDYSYWSHDPRDSDFSTQTMVYKDIGEEMLQHSFDGYNVCIFAYGQTGAGKSYTMMGRQEEQQEGIIPMICQDLFTRIHDTETDELKYSVEVSYMEIYCERVRDLLNPKNKGNLRVREHPLLGPYVEDLSKLAVTDYQDIHDLIDEGNKARTVAATNMNETSSRSHAVFTIFFTQRRHDTMTDLTTEKVSKISLVDLAGSERADSTGAKGTRLKEGANINKSLTTLGKVISALAEVSASKKKHNKKADFIPYRDSALTWLLRENLGGNSKTAMIAAISPADINYDETLSTLRYADRAKQIVCKAVVNEDANAKLIRELKEEIQKLRDLLKAEGIEVQEGPDGKVVCEKRDSNKDELNKSTTGIKSPSKSRNRNGSTTEMAVDQLQASEKLIAELNETWEEKLKRTEEIRLQREAVFAEMGVAVKEDGITVGVFSPKKTPHLVNLNEDPNLSECLLYYIKDGLTRLGTHEANVPQDIQLSGSHILKEHCTFENRNSTVTLLPHKDAIIFVNGRQLVEPEVLKTGSRVILGKNHVFRFTNPEQARELREKITENEAENEVEKADAPQVDWNFAQCELLEKQGIDLKAEMKKRLDNLEEQYKREKMQADQQFEEQRKTYEARIDALQKQVEEQSMTMSMYSSYSPEDFHQEEDVYNNPMYESCWTAREAGLAAWAFRKWRYHQFTSLRDDLWGNAIFLKEANAISVELKKKVQFQFTLLTDTLYSPLPPELASSVAPLQQEDEFGAPPVSKTLVAVEVTDTKNGATHYWSLEKLRYRLELMRQIYNVESPPSSMLFDTSRIEAYSGPQPDGHCQGHGQTQLLLQVEPNPQPPEAVKRASERASPARLTLANLIPSRQRLELMREMYHNEAEMSPTSPDYNVESLTGGDPFYDRFPWFRMVGRSFIYLSNLLYPVPLVHKVAIVNERGDVRGYLRIAVQPVLDEESIDFNNGVKQSARLVFNEDDAKPKYRALNEKDDVQRYIDNGGHDSKLEAELEDVDSGRGIDSNSASDCPENAEEPGEHLQVGKEFTFRVTVLQATGIGAEYADIFCQFNFLHRHEEAFSTEPVKNSASGAPLGFYHVQNITVPVTKSFIEYLKTQPIMFKIFGHYQTHPLHKDAKQDFVSRPPPRRMLPPSIPISQPVRSPKFGPLPCPPSSTVLAKHDVLVWFEICELAPNGEYVPSVVEHSDDLPCRGLFLLHQGIQRRIRITIVHEPTPEVKWKDINELVVGRIRNTPESSDEQDEDACVLSLGLFPGEVLDVPGDDRSFYRFEAAWDSSLHNSALLNRVSQGGETIYITLSAYLELENCARPAIVTKDLSMVIYGRDARTGPRSLKHLFSGQYRNPEANRLSGVYELSLRRASEAGSPGVQRRQRRVLDTSSTYVRGEENLHGWRPRGDSLIFDHQWELEKLTRLEEVGRMRHLLLLRERLGMDTNPNPTTKTEKDVCNLAARAATSPVHMVIPQSPQTPVKDPQQIMPEREYNQREQDLMLKCLKLVQAGRYAKNEANDTQTQSDVSPSDEGCADMTVSCISSNSMEDNKFVIRRRLCSPDRADAPNGWEAPAPATQPALPLRLYVPELEEIRVSPVVARKGLLNVLEHGGSGWKKRWVTVRRPYVFIYRSEKDPVERAVLNLATAQVECSEDQAAMVKIPNTFSVVTKHRGYLLQTLGDKEVHDWLYAINPLLAGQIKSRLARRTLEPASQTASQIQASSAANANSANK, encoded by the exons ATGTCGTCGGTTAAGGTGGCGGTGCGAGTGCGCCCCTTCAACTCGCGCGAAATAGGCAGGGAGTCGAAATGCATCATCGAGATGACCGGGGCCACCACGG CCATAACCAATCCGAAGGTGCCGCCCAACACTAGTGAGGCGGTGAAGCGCTTCAACTTTGATTACTCCTATTGGTCCCATGAT CCACGCGATTCGGACTTCTCCACACAAACGATGGTCTACAAGGACATTGGCGAGGAGATGCTGCAGCACTCCTTCGATGGCTACAACGTGTGCATCTTTGCCTACGGCCAGACCGGTGCCGGCAAGTCCTACACCATGATGGGcaggcaggaggagcagcaggagggcaTCATTCCCATGATTTGCCAGGATCTCTTCACTCGCATACACGATACCGAAACCGATGAGCTCAAGTATTCA GTTGAGGTCTCTTACATGGAGATCTATTGCGAGCGGGTGCGGGATCTGCTGAATCCCAAGAACAAGGGTAATTTGCGGGTGCGCGAGCATCCATTGCTGGGTCCTTATGTCGAGGACCTGTCCAAGCTGGCAGTCACCGACTACCAGGACATACACGACCTCATCGATGAGGGCAACAAGGCACG AACTGTGGCCGCCACCAACATGAACGAGACGAGCTCTCGCTCCCATGCCGTATTCACCATCTTCTTTACACAGCGTCGCCACGACACGATGACCGACCTGACCACCGAGAAGGTCTCCAAGATCAGCCTGGTGGATCTGGCCGGCTCCGAGCGAGCCGATTCGACTGGTGCGAAGGGCACCCGCTTGAAGGAGGGAGCCAACATCAACAAATCCCTGACCACCCTGGGAAAAGTCATCTCCGCTCTGGCGGAAGTC TCT GCATCCAAGAAGAAACACAACAAGAAGGCCGACTTTATACCCTACCGCGACTCGGCCCTGACTTGGTTGCTGCGCGAGAATCTGGGAGGAAACTCGAAGACGGCCATGATAGCGGCCATCTCACCGGCGGACATAAACTATGACGAAACCTTAAGCACACTGCG GTATGCGGATCGGGCCAAGCAGATCGTGTGCAAGGCTGTGGTCAACGAGGATGCCAATGCGAAGCTTATCCGCGAACTTAAGGAGGAGATACAGAAGCTGCGCGATCTCCTGAAGGCCGAAGGCATCGAAGTGCAGGAAG GACCCGATGGCAAGGTGGTGTGCGAGAAGCGCGATTCGAATA AGGATGAGCTGAACAAGTCGACGACGGGAATCAAGTCGCCCTCGAAGTCTCGTAATCGCAATGGCTCCACCACGGAAATGGCCGTGGATCAGCTGCAGGCCAGCGAGAAGCTCATCGCAG AACTCAATGAAACCTGGGAGGAGAAGCTGAAGCGCACCGAGGAGATACGCCTGCAGCGCGAGGCGGTCTTTGCCGAGATGGGGGTGGCCGTCAAGGAGGATGGCATCACCGTGGGTGTGTTCTCTCCCAAGAAGACGCCGCATCTGGTGAACTTGAACGAGGACCCCAATCTGTCCGAGTGTCTGCTGTACTACATCAAGGATGGGCTAACCCGCCTGGGCACCCACGAGGCCAATGTGCCGCAGGACATCCAGCTGTCGGGGTCGCACATCCTCAAGGAGCACTGCACCTTCGAGAACCGCAACAGCACCGTGACCCTGCTGCCCCACAAGGATGCTATCATCTTTGTGAACGGACGCCAGCTGGTTGAACCGGAGGTGCTGAAGACCGGCTCGCGTGTCATCCTGGGAAAGAATCACGTTTTCCGCTTCACCAATCCGGAGCAGGCACGCGAGCTGCGCGAGAAGATCACCGAAAACGAGGCCGAGAACGAGGTGGAGAAGGCCGACGCCCCGCAGGTCGACTGGAACTTTGCCCAGTGCGAGCTGCTCGAGAAGCAGGGCATCGACCTGAAGGCCGAGATGAAGAAGCGGCTAGACAATCTCGAGGAGCAGTACAAGCGCGAGAAGATGCAGGCCGACCAGCAGTTTGAGGAGCAACGCAAGACCTACGAGGCCCGCATCGATGCTCTGCAGAAGCAGGTCGAGGAGCAGTCCATGACCATGTCCATGTACAGCAGCTACTCTCCAGAGGATTTCCACCAAGAGGAGGACGTCTACA ACAATCCCATGTACGAGTCCTGCTGGACTGCCCGCGAGGCTGGGCTGGCGGCCTGGGCCTTCCGCAAGTGGCGCTACCATCAGTTCACCTCGCTGCGCGATGACCTCTGGGGCAATGCCATATTCCTCAAGGAGGCCAATGCCATTTCCGTTGAGCTAAAGAAGAAG GTGCAATTCCAGTTCACCCTCTTGACCGACACCCTGTACTCCCCCCTGCCACCCGAGCTGGCCTCGAGTGTGGCACCGCTGCAGCAGGAGGACGAGTTCGGAGCCCCGCCCGTGTCCAAGACCCTGGTGGCCGTAGAAGTCACGGACACCAAAAACGGAGCCACCCACTACTGGTCGCTGGAGAAGCTCCG ATATCGCCTCGAACTGATGCGACAGATATACAATGTCGAGAGCCCGCCATCATCCATGCTATTCGATACGTCCCGAATCGAGGCCTATAGCGGACCACAACCAGACGGCCACTGCCAAGGCCACGGCCAGactcagctgctgctgcaagtgGAGCCCAATCCACAGCCTCCCGAAGCCGTGAAAAGAGCCAGCGAGAGAGCCTCACCAGCACGTCTGACATTGGCCAATCTGATACCTTCTAG ACAACGCCTGGAGCTGATGCGCGAGATGTACCACAACGAGGCGGAGATGAGTCCCACCTCGCCGGACTACAACGTGGAGAGTCTCACCGGGGGCGATCCGTTCTACGACCGCTTTCCCTGGTTCCGCATGGTCGGACGCTCGTTCATCTATCTGAGCAACCTGCTGTATCCCGTGCCGCTGGTCCACAAGGTGGCCATTGTCAACGAGCGTGGGGATGTGCGAGGCTACCTTAGGATCGCCGTGCAGCCGGTGCTGGATGAGGAGTCGATCGACTTCAACAATGGGGTCAAGCAGTCGGCCCGCTTGGTCTTCAACGAGGACGATGCCAAGCCCAAGTATCGAGCCCTTAACGAGAAGGACGACGTGCAGCGGTACATCGATAATGGAGGACACGACAGCAAGCTGGAGG CAGAGCTCGAGGATGTGGACTCGGGACGCGGCATTGACTCGAACTCTGCCTCGGACTGCCCCGAGAACGCCGAAGAGCCGGGCGAGCATCTGCAGGTGGGAAAGGAGTTCACCTTCCGCGTGACGGTACTCCAGGCCACTGGAATTGGGGCCGAGTACGCAGACATCTTCTGCCAGTTCAA CTTCTTGCATCGCCATGAGGAAGCTTTCTCCACCGAGCCGGTCAAGAACTCGGCATCGGGCGCCCCTCTGGGCTTCTACCATGTTCAGAAT ATAACTGTGCCTGTGACCAAGTCCTTCATCGAGTACTTGAAGACCCAACCGATCATGTTCAAGATCTTTGGCCACTACCAGACGCATCCCCTGCACAAGGATGCCAAGCAGGACTTCGTGTCGCGGCCACCGCCTAGGCGAATGCTGCCCCCGAGCATACCCATCAGTCAGCCGGTGCGCAGCCCCAAGTTTGGACCCCTGCCCTGTCCGCCCTCATCCACGGTGCTGGCCAAGCACGATGTGCTGGTGTGGTTCGAGATTTGCGAGCTGGCACCCAACGGAGAGTATGTGCCTTCG GTCGTGGAGCACAGCGATGATCTTCCTTGCCGCGGGCTGTTCCTGCTGCATCAAGGCATCCAGCGACGCATTCGCATCACCATTGTGCACGAGCCCACACCTGAGGTCAAGTGGAAGGACATCAACGAGCTGGTGGTAGGACGCATACGCAACACTCCGGAGTCCTCGGACGAACAGGATGAGGATGCGTGCGTGCTGTCGCTGGGTCTGTTCCCCGGCGAAGTGCTGGACGTGCCCGGTGACGATCGCTCCTTCTACCGCTTCGAGGCCGCCTGGGACTCAAGTCTCCACAACTCGGCGCTGCTCAATCGCGTCTCACAGGGCGGCGAGACCATCTACATCACACTGAGCGCTTACTTGGAG CTGGAGAACTGCGCCCGCCCGGCCATCGTCACGAAGGATCTGAGCATGGTAATCTATGGGCGCGACGCTCGCACCGGTCCCCGCTCCTTGAAGCACCTGTTCTCGGGCCAGTACCGCAATCCGGAGGCCAACCGACTATCCGGCGTCTACGAGCTGTCGCTGCGTAGAGCATCCGAAGCAGGTAGTCCAG GTGTGCAGCGTCGTCAGCGTCGCGTGCTGGACACCAGCTCCACATATGTGCGTGGGGAGGAGAATCTGCACGGCTGGCGGCCTCGCGGCGACTCGCTCATATTTGATCATCAGTGGGAGCTGGAGAAGCTGACGCGCCTCGAGGAGGTGGGACGAATGCGgcacctgctgctgttgcgcgAGCGCCTGGGCATGGACACCAACCCGAATCCGACCACCAAAACGGAGAAGGATGTCTGCAATCTGGCTGCCCGTGCGGCCACCTCCCCCGTGCACATGGTCATTCCTCAATCGCCACAGACGCCGGTCAAAGATCCGCAGCAAATCATGCCAGAGCGCGAGTACAACCAACGGGAGCAGGATCTCATGCTCAAGTGCTTGAAGCTTGTGCAAG CTGGACGCTATGCCAAGAACGAGGCTAATGACACGCAGACCCAATCGGATGTCTCGCCCAGCGATGAGGGCTGCGCCGACATGACCGTCAGCTGCATCTCCAGCAACTCCATGGA AGACAACAAATTTGTAATTCGACGCAG GCTATGCTCGCCGGATAGGGCCGATGCTCCGAATGGCTGGGAGGCCCCTGCCCCGGCCACACAACCGGCTCTCCCGCTGCGGCTGTACGTgccggagctggaggagaTTCGCGTCAGCCCTGTGGTGGCCCGCAAGGGCCTGCTGAATGTCCTGGAACATGGCGGCTCGGGCTGGAAGAAACGCTGGGTG ACTGTGCGTCGTCCTTATGTGTTTATCTATCGCTCGGAGAAGGACCCCGTTGAGCGGGCTGTCCTCAACTTGGCCACGGCCCAAGTGGAGTGCAGCGAGGATCAGGCAGCCATGGTCAAGATACCCAACACATTCAG TGTGGTGACTAAGCATCGGGGTTATCTGCTGCAGACACTCGGCGACAAGGAAGTGCACGACTGGCTCTATGCCATCAATCCTCTTCTGGCTGGTCAGATCAA ATCCCGCCTGGCGCGACGCACCTTGGAGCCGGCCAGCCAGACGGCTTCCCAGATCCAGGCTAGCAGTGCCGCGAACGCGAACAGTGCGAACAAATGA
- the unc-104 gene encoding kinesin-like protein unc-104 isoform X2 has protein sequence MSSVKVAVRVRPFNSREIGRESKCIIEMTGATTAITNPKVPPNTSEAVKRFNFDYSYWSHDPRDSDFSTQTMVYKDIGEEMLQHSFDGYNVCIFAYGQTGAGKSYTMMGRQEEQQEGIIPMICQDLFTRIHDTETDELKYSVEVSYMEIYCERVRDLLNPKNKGNLRVREHPLLGPYVEDLSKLAVTDYQDIHDLIDEGNKARTVAATNMNETSSRSHAVFTIFFTQRRHDTMTDLTTEKVSKISLVDLAGSERADSTGAKGTRLKEGANINKSLTTLGKVISALAEVASKKKHNKKADFIPYRDSALTWLLRENLGGNSKTAMIAAISPADINYDETLSTLRYADRAKQIVCKAVVNEDANAKLIRELKEEIQKLRDLLKAEGIEVQEEDELNKSTTGIKSPSKSRNRNGSTTEMAVDQLQASEKLIAELNETWEEKLKRTEEIRLQREAVFAEMGVAVKEDGITVGVFSPKKTPHLVNLNEDPNLSECLLYYIKDGLTRLGTHEANVPQDIQLSGSHILKEHCTFENRNSTVTLLPHKDAIIFVNGRQLVEPEVLKTGSRVILGKNHVFRFTNPEQARELREKITENEAENEVEKADAPQVDWNFAQCELLEKQGIDLKAEMKKRLDNLEEQYKREKMQADQQFEEQRKTYEARIDALQKQVEEQSMTMSMYSSYSPEDFHQEEDVYNNPMYESCWTAREAGLAAWAFRKWRYHQFTSLRDDLWGNAIFLKEANAISVELKKKVQFQFTLLTDTLYSPLPPELASSVAPLQQEDEFGAPPVSKTLVAVEVTDTKNGATHYWSLEKLRYRLELMRQIYNVESPPSSMLFDTSRIEAYSGPQPDGHCQGHGQTQLLLQVEPNPQPPEAVKRASERASPARLTLANLIPSRQRLELMREMYHNEAEMSPTSPDYNVESLTGGDPFYDRFPWFRMVGRSFIYLSNLLYPVPLVHKVAIVNERGDVRGYLRIAVQPVLDEESIDFNNGVKQSARLVFNEDDAKPKYRALNEKDDVQRYIDNGGHDSKLEELEDVDSGRGIDSNSASDCPENAEEPGEHLQVGKEFTFRVTVLQATGIGAEYADIFCQFNFLHRHEEAFSTEPVKNSASGAPLGFYHVQNITVPVTKSFIEYLKTQPIMFKIFGHYQTHPLHKDAKQDFVSRPPPRRMLPPSIPISQPVRSPKFGPLPCPPSSTVLAKHDVLVWFEICELAPNGEYVPSVVEHSDDLPCRGLFLLHQGIQRRIRITIVHEPTPEVKWKDINELVVGRIRNTPESSDEQDEDACVLSLGLFPGEVLDVPGDDRSFYRFEAAWDSSLHNSALLNRVSQGGETIYITLSAYLELENCARPAIVTKDLSMVIYGRDARTGPRSLKHLFSGQYRNPEANRLSGVYELSLRRASEAGSPGVQRRQRRVLDTSSTYVRGEENLHGWRPRGDSLIFDHQWELEKLTRLEEVGRMRHLLLLRERLGMDTNPNPTTKTEKDVCNLAARAATSPVHMVIPQSPQTPVKDPQQIMPEREYNQREQDLMLKCLKLVQAGRYAKNEANDTQTQSDVSPSDEGCADMTVSCISSNSMEDNKFVIRRRLCSPDRADAPNGWEAPAPATQPALPLRLYVPELEEIRVSPVVARKGLLNVLEHGGSGWKKRWVTVRRPYVFIYRSEKDPVERAVLNLATAQVECSEDQAAMVKIPNTFSVVTKHRGYLLQTLGDKEVHDWLYAINPLLAGQIKSRLARRTLEPASQTASQIQASSAANANSANK, from the exons ATGTCGTCGGTTAAGGTGGCGGTGCGAGTGCGCCCCTTCAACTCGCGCGAAATAGGCAGGGAGTCGAAATGCATCATCGAGATGACCGGGGCCACCACGG CCATAACCAATCCGAAGGTGCCGCCCAACACTAGTGAGGCGGTGAAGCGCTTCAACTTTGATTACTCCTATTGGTCCCATGAT CCACGCGATTCGGACTTCTCCACACAAACGATGGTCTACAAGGACATTGGCGAGGAGATGCTGCAGCACTCCTTCGATGGCTACAACGTGTGCATCTTTGCCTACGGCCAGACCGGTGCCGGCAAGTCCTACACCATGATGGGcaggcaggaggagcagcaggagggcaTCATTCCCATGATTTGCCAGGATCTCTTCACTCGCATACACGATACCGAAACCGATGAGCTCAAGTATTCA GTTGAGGTCTCTTACATGGAGATCTATTGCGAGCGGGTGCGGGATCTGCTGAATCCCAAGAACAAGGGTAATTTGCGGGTGCGCGAGCATCCATTGCTGGGTCCTTATGTCGAGGACCTGTCCAAGCTGGCAGTCACCGACTACCAGGACATACACGACCTCATCGATGAGGGCAACAAGGCACG AACTGTGGCCGCCACCAACATGAACGAGACGAGCTCTCGCTCCCATGCCGTATTCACCATCTTCTTTACACAGCGTCGCCACGACACGATGACCGACCTGACCACCGAGAAGGTCTCCAAGATCAGCCTGGTGGATCTGGCCGGCTCCGAGCGAGCCGATTCGACTGGTGCGAAGGGCACCCGCTTGAAGGAGGGAGCCAACATCAACAAATCCCTGACCACCCTGGGAAAAGTCATCTCCGCTCTGGCGGAAGTC GCATCCAAGAAGAAACACAACAAGAAGGCCGACTTTATACCCTACCGCGACTCGGCCCTGACTTGGTTGCTGCGCGAGAATCTGGGAGGAAACTCGAAGACGGCCATGATAGCGGCCATCTCACCGGCGGACATAAACTATGACGAAACCTTAAGCACACTGCG GTATGCGGATCGGGCCAAGCAGATCGTGTGCAAGGCTGTGGTCAACGAGGATGCCAATGCGAAGCTTATCCGCGAACTTAAGGAGGAGATACAGAAGCTGCGCGATCTCCTGAAGGCCGAAGGCATCGAAGTGCAGGAAG AGGATGAGCTGAACAAGTCGACGACGGGAATCAAGTCGCCCTCGAAGTCTCGTAATCGCAATGGCTCCACCACGGAAATGGCCGTGGATCAGCTGCAGGCCAGCGAGAAGCTCATCGCAG AACTCAATGAAACCTGGGAGGAGAAGCTGAAGCGCACCGAGGAGATACGCCTGCAGCGCGAGGCGGTCTTTGCCGAGATGGGGGTGGCCGTCAAGGAGGATGGCATCACCGTGGGTGTGTTCTCTCCCAAGAAGACGCCGCATCTGGTGAACTTGAACGAGGACCCCAATCTGTCCGAGTGTCTGCTGTACTACATCAAGGATGGGCTAACCCGCCTGGGCACCCACGAGGCCAATGTGCCGCAGGACATCCAGCTGTCGGGGTCGCACATCCTCAAGGAGCACTGCACCTTCGAGAACCGCAACAGCACCGTGACCCTGCTGCCCCACAAGGATGCTATCATCTTTGTGAACGGACGCCAGCTGGTTGAACCGGAGGTGCTGAAGACCGGCTCGCGTGTCATCCTGGGAAAGAATCACGTTTTCCGCTTCACCAATCCGGAGCAGGCACGCGAGCTGCGCGAGAAGATCACCGAAAACGAGGCCGAGAACGAGGTGGAGAAGGCCGACGCCCCGCAGGTCGACTGGAACTTTGCCCAGTGCGAGCTGCTCGAGAAGCAGGGCATCGACCTGAAGGCCGAGATGAAGAAGCGGCTAGACAATCTCGAGGAGCAGTACAAGCGCGAGAAGATGCAGGCCGACCAGCAGTTTGAGGAGCAACGCAAGACCTACGAGGCCCGCATCGATGCTCTGCAGAAGCAGGTCGAGGAGCAGTCCATGACCATGTCCATGTACAGCAGCTACTCTCCAGAGGATTTCCACCAAGAGGAGGACGTCTACA ACAATCCCATGTACGAGTCCTGCTGGACTGCCCGCGAGGCTGGGCTGGCGGCCTGGGCCTTCCGCAAGTGGCGCTACCATCAGTTCACCTCGCTGCGCGATGACCTCTGGGGCAATGCCATATTCCTCAAGGAGGCCAATGCCATTTCCGTTGAGCTAAAGAAGAAG GTGCAATTCCAGTTCACCCTCTTGACCGACACCCTGTACTCCCCCCTGCCACCCGAGCTGGCCTCGAGTGTGGCACCGCTGCAGCAGGAGGACGAGTTCGGAGCCCCGCCCGTGTCCAAGACCCTGGTGGCCGTAGAAGTCACGGACACCAAAAACGGAGCCACCCACTACTGGTCGCTGGAGAAGCTCCG ATATCGCCTCGAACTGATGCGACAGATATACAATGTCGAGAGCCCGCCATCATCCATGCTATTCGATACGTCCCGAATCGAGGCCTATAGCGGACCACAACCAGACGGCCACTGCCAAGGCCACGGCCAGactcagctgctgctgcaagtgGAGCCCAATCCACAGCCTCCCGAAGCCGTGAAAAGAGCCAGCGAGAGAGCCTCACCAGCACGTCTGACATTGGCCAATCTGATACCTTCTAG ACAACGCCTGGAGCTGATGCGCGAGATGTACCACAACGAGGCGGAGATGAGTCCCACCTCGCCGGACTACAACGTGGAGAGTCTCACCGGGGGCGATCCGTTCTACGACCGCTTTCCCTGGTTCCGCATGGTCGGACGCTCGTTCATCTATCTGAGCAACCTGCTGTATCCCGTGCCGCTGGTCCACAAGGTGGCCATTGTCAACGAGCGTGGGGATGTGCGAGGCTACCTTAGGATCGCCGTGCAGCCGGTGCTGGATGAGGAGTCGATCGACTTCAACAATGGGGTCAAGCAGTCGGCCCGCTTGGTCTTCAACGAGGACGATGCCAAGCCCAAGTATCGAGCCCTTAACGAGAAGGACGACGTGCAGCGGTACATCGATAATGGAGGACACGACAGCAAGCTGGAGG AGCTCGAGGATGTGGACTCGGGACGCGGCATTGACTCGAACTCTGCCTCGGACTGCCCCGAGAACGCCGAAGAGCCGGGCGAGCATCTGCAGGTGGGAAAGGAGTTCACCTTCCGCGTGACGGTACTCCAGGCCACTGGAATTGGGGCCGAGTACGCAGACATCTTCTGCCAGTTCAA CTTCTTGCATCGCCATGAGGAAGCTTTCTCCACCGAGCCGGTCAAGAACTCGGCATCGGGCGCCCCTCTGGGCTTCTACCATGTTCAGAAT ATAACTGTGCCTGTGACCAAGTCCTTCATCGAGTACTTGAAGACCCAACCGATCATGTTCAAGATCTTTGGCCACTACCAGACGCATCCCCTGCACAAGGATGCCAAGCAGGACTTCGTGTCGCGGCCACCGCCTAGGCGAATGCTGCCCCCGAGCATACCCATCAGTCAGCCGGTGCGCAGCCCCAAGTTTGGACCCCTGCCCTGTCCGCCCTCATCCACGGTGCTGGCCAAGCACGATGTGCTGGTGTGGTTCGAGATTTGCGAGCTGGCACCCAACGGAGAGTATGTGCCTTCG GTCGTGGAGCACAGCGATGATCTTCCTTGCCGCGGGCTGTTCCTGCTGCATCAAGGCATCCAGCGACGCATTCGCATCACCATTGTGCACGAGCCCACACCTGAGGTCAAGTGGAAGGACATCAACGAGCTGGTGGTAGGACGCATACGCAACACTCCGGAGTCCTCGGACGAACAGGATGAGGATGCGTGCGTGCTGTCGCTGGGTCTGTTCCCCGGCGAAGTGCTGGACGTGCCCGGTGACGATCGCTCCTTCTACCGCTTCGAGGCCGCCTGGGACTCAAGTCTCCACAACTCGGCGCTGCTCAATCGCGTCTCACAGGGCGGCGAGACCATCTACATCACACTGAGCGCTTACTTGGAG CTGGAGAACTGCGCCCGCCCGGCCATCGTCACGAAGGATCTGAGCATGGTAATCTATGGGCGCGACGCTCGCACCGGTCCCCGCTCCTTGAAGCACCTGTTCTCGGGCCAGTACCGCAATCCGGAGGCCAACCGACTATCCGGCGTCTACGAGCTGTCGCTGCGTAGAGCATCCGAAGCAGGTAGTCCAG GTGTGCAGCGTCGTCAGCGTCGCGTGCTGGACACCAGCTCCACATATGTGCGTGGGGAGGAGAATCTGCACGGCTGGCGGCCTCGCGGCGACTCGCTCATATTTGATCATCAGTGGGAGCTGGAGAAGCTGACGCGCCTCGAGGAGGTGGGACGAATGCGgcacctgctgctgttgcgcgAGCGCCTGGGCATGGACACCAACCCGAATCCGACCACCAAAACGGAGAAGGATGTCTGCAATCTGGCTGCCCGTGCGGCCACCTCCCCCGTGCACATGGTCATTCCTCAATCGCCACAGACGCCGGTCAAAGATCCGCAGCAAATCATGCCAGAGCGCGAGTACAACCAACGGGAGCAGGATCTCATGCTCAAGTGCTTGAAGCTTGTGCAAG CTGGACGCTATGCCAAGAACGAGGCTAATGACACGCAGACCCAATCGGATGTCTCGCCCAGCGATGAGGGCTGCGCCGACATGACCGTCAGCTGCATCTCCAGCAACTCCATGGA AGACAACAAATTTGTAATTCGACGCAG GCTATGCTCGCCGGATAGGGCCGATGCTCCGAATGGCTGGGAGGCCCCTGCCCCGGCCACACAACCGGCTCTCCCGCTGCGGCTGTACGTgccggagctggaggagaTTCGCGTCAGCCCTGTGGTGGCCCGCAAGGGCCTGCTGAATGTCCTGGAACATGGCGGCTCGGGCTGGAAGAAACGCTGGGTG ACTGTGCGTCGTCCTTATGTGTTTATCTATCGCTCGGAGAAGGACCCCGTTGAGCGGGCTGTCCTCAACTTGGCCACGGCCCAAGTGGAGTGCAGCGAGGATCAGGCAGCCATGGTCAAGATACCCAACACATTCAG TGTGGTGACTAAGCATCGGGGTTATCTGCTGCAGACACTCGGCGACAAGGAAGTGCACGACTGGCTCTATGCCATCAATCCTCTTCTGGCTGGTCAGATCAA ATCCCGCCTGGCGCGACGCACCTTGGAGCCGGCCAGCCAGACGGCTTCCCAGATCCAGGCTAGCAGTGCCGCGAACGCGAACAGTGCGAACAAATGA